A section of the Subtercola frigoramans genome encodes:
- a CDS encoding universal stress protein, whose translation MAQCLGVPLEAITAWSSVSGPYLTTPPQLYGAREAKAKSTVELAATAVFGAVLPPWFHAYSAHGPVAGVLAQQSRFAKMLIIGRNKGTPVVGNALGSVALECVENAHCPVLLVRNHRSPHLTKFVYSSL comes from the coding sequence ATGGCTCAGTGCCTGGGTGTGCCGCTCGAGGCGATCACCGCCTGGTCATCGGTGAGTGGGCCTTACCTGACTACCCCACCCCAGCTTTATGGTGCGCGAGAAGCAAAGGCGAAGTCAACGGTCGAACTCGCTGCGACCGCAGTTTTCGGCGCAGTTCTGCCACCGTGGTTTCACGCATATTCAGCACATGGCCCTGTGGCGGGTGTGTTGGCTCAGCAGAGCAGATTTGCGAAGATGCTGATTATCGGACGAAACAAGGGCACACCAGTGGTGGGGAACGCGCTCGGTTCGGTCGCACTGGAGTGCGTTGAGAATGCCCACTGTCCTGTGCTTCTGGTGCGCAATCACAGAAGCCCCCACTTGACGAAATTCGTCTACTCGAGCTTGTGA
- a CDS encoding S-ribosylhomocysteine lyase, producing the protein MDEPRMNVESFNLDHRTVSAPYIRVADRKTLPAGDVITKYDIRFTQPNKAHLDMPAVHSIEHLFAEKSRNHSDAVIDFSPMGCQTGFYLILQGDPAYGEVEALVATTMNDILAATTVPAANEVQCGWGSNHSLEAAQAAAAAFLGGRGSWSTVSA; encoded by the coding sequence ATGGATGAGCCCCGCATGAACGTAGAGTCGTTCAACCTCGACCACCGCACGGTGTCTGCCCCGTACATCCGGGTCGCCGATCGCAAGACCCTGCCGGCCGGCGACGTGATCACGAAGTACGACATTCGCTTCACTCAACCGAACAAGGCGCACCTCGACATGCCCGCTGTGCACTCGATCGAGCACCTCTTCGCCGAGAAGTCGCGCAATCATTCCGATGCCGTGATCGACTTCTCGCCGATGGGCTGCCAGACGGGTTTCTACCTGATTCTGCAGGGTGACCCGGCCTACGGCGAGGTCGAGGCGCTCGTCGCGACGACGATGAACGACATTCTGGCCGCGACCACTGTTCCTGCCGCCAACGAGGTGCAGTGCGGCTGGGGCTCGAACCACTCCCTCGAGGCTGCGCAGGCCGCAGCCGCGGCGTTCCTCGGCGGGCGCGGTTCGTGGAGCACCGTCTCAGCATGA
- a CDS encoding helix-turn-helix domain-containing protein, producing the protein MKNELQRHFVAAAEQLHFAHAARSEGVSRATLVASIKELEAELGYPLFDYTAPTTTLTAAGKALLEKAQVERAKSAANAAATVAPPGGKAKASKGKGRTPAVKGAPRVGKRRQSR; encoded by the coding sequence GTGAAGAACGAACTCCAGCGCCATTTCGTCGCCGCGGCCGAACAACTGCACTTCGCCCACGCCGCGCGCTCAGAGGGCGTCTCGCGCGCGACCCTCGTCGCCTCGATCAAGGAGCTCGAGGCCGAACTCGGCTACCCGCTCTTCGACTACACCGCACCGACCACCACGCTCACGGCAGCGGGCAAGGCCCTCCTCGAGAAGGCTCAGGTCGAGCGGGCCAAGTCGGCAGCCAACGCCGCCGCGACCGTCGCGCCGCCCGGCGGCAAGGCGAAGGCGTCGAAGGGCAAAGGCCGAACGCCCGCCGTCAAGGGCGCGCCCCGGGTGGGCAAACGCCGCCAGTCGCGCTGA
- a CDS encoding protein kinase domain-containing protein: MASLPAPDSTDRVLGGRYRLEHPLGHGGMATVFRARDEALGRDVAIKLFHSSSTDSERQEGELAVLASLDHHALVQMHDAGIEVDGFGRSNRYIVMTLVQGTDLHRRLAPAAPSLSPRHIGEIGYDMAEALDYIHAHNVIHRDIKPSNILLVDYGDGAPRARAKLTDFGIALSDDMERMTAEGATTGTAAYLSPEQASGKPVGPESDVYALGLVLLECFTRKLEYPGSIVESAIARLTRDPVIPDTLSELWQQLLAAMTAREAADRPSRHELVAALKLIVIAESGRHKEESTEPLFPNGEEFGPASPRSGILDTLPDEALDRVTAMAARLFSAPISLVSVVDHDRVWFKSHFGADVEAIAKEVDFTGNHVPSDGPVIIEDCSLDERTKHHPLVTGSFGLRFYIGVPLKRHTGKTIGTLVVLDLVTRAVSPAEVENLEDLAALVVTQLELRQEGMRTTGEIRTSRA, encoded by the coding sequence GTGGCCTCTCTGCCAGCACCAGACTCGACTGACAGAGTTCTCGGTGGCCGGTACAGGCTCGAGCACCCTCTCGGGCACGGGGGAATGGCGACCGTGTTCCGGGCGCGTGACGAAGCGCTCGGGCGTGACGTCGCCATCAAGCTGTTCCACAGCTCCTCGACCGACTCCGAACGCCAGGAGGGCGAGCTCGCGGTTCTCGCGAGCCTCGACCACCACGCGCTGGTACAGATGCACGACGCCGGCATCGAGGTCGACGGGTTCGGCCGATCCAACCGGTACATCGTGATGACGCTCGTACAGGGCACCGACCTGCACCGTCGCCTCGCACCGGCGGCCCCGTCTTTGTCTCCGCGACACATCGGCGAGATCGGCTACGACATGGCCGAGGCGCTCGACTACATTCACGCGCACAACGTGATCCATCGCGACATCAAACCCTCGAACATCCTGCTCGTCGACTACGGCGACGGGGCGCCGAGGGCACGGGCGAAGCTCACCGACTTCGGCATCGCCCTCTCGGACGACATGGAACGCATGACCGCCGAGGGCGCGACCACCGGCACAGCCGCGTACCTGAGCCCCGAGCAGGCCTCCGGCAAGCCCGTCGGCCCCGAGAGCGATGTGTACGCGCTCGGACTCGTGCTGCTGGAATGCTTCACCCGAAAGCTCGAATACCCGGGCAGCATCGTCGAGTCGGCCATCGCCCGGCTCACTCGCGACCCGGTCATCCCCGACACCCTCTCTGAGCTCTGGCAACAGCTGCTGGCAGCAATGACGGCACGGGAGGCTGCTGACCGCCCGTCTCGCCATGAACTCGTTGCCGCTCTCAAGCTGATCGTGATCGCCGAGAGCGGTCGACACAAAGAAGAGTCGACAGAACCGCTCTTCCCGAACGGTGAGGAATTCGGCCCGGCGTCGCCACGCAGTGGAATTCTCGACACGCTGCCCGACGAAGCACTCGACCGAGTCACCGCGATGGCTGCCCGACTCTTCTCTGCACCCATCTCGCTGGTGAGTGTGGTCGACCACGACCGGGTGTGGTTCAAGTCGCACTTCGGTGCCGACGTCGAAGCGATCGCCAAGGAGGTCGACTTCACGGGCAACCACGTGCCAAGCGACGGCCCGGTGATCATCGAAGACTGCAGTCTCGATGAGCGTACGAAGCACCACCCGCTCGTCACGGGCTCGTTCGGCCTGCGCTTCTACATCGGCGTGCCGTTGAAGAGACACACCGGCAAGACGATCGGCACGCTCGTGGTACTCGACCTGGTCACTCGCGCGGTCTCGCCGGCAGAGGTCGAGAACCTCGAAGACCTGGCGGCACTCGTGGTCACGCAACTCGAGTTGCGCCAGGAGGGCATGCGCACCACAGGCGAGATCCGCACCTCCCGCGCGTAG
- a CDS encoding MarR family winged helix-turn-helix transcriptional regulator, whose product MTVHGANDPLLLDEQICFALYNASRALTARYRELLEPLGVTYPQYLVLLVLWQTDRVSVGQLGERLHLDSGTLSPLVRRLEAAGLLTRTRMPEDERTVRVSLTAAGLALRAKAAHIPEQICAATGLDLADLKALQVQVVSVAEHVRSAVHD is encoded by the coding sequence ATGACCGTGCACGGCGCAAACGACCCTCTTCTGCTCGATGAGCAGATCTGTTTCGCGCTGTACAACGCCTCCCGGGCTCTCACCGCCCGGTATCGCGAGCTGCTCGAGCCCCTTGGCGTGACGTACCCCCAGTACCTGGTGTTGCTCGTACTCTGGCAGACCGACCGCGTCAGCGTCGGCCAGCTGGGCGAGCGCCTGCACCTTGACTCCGGCACGCTCTCGCCGTTGGTTCGCCGGCTCGAGGCGGCCGGCCTGCTCACCCGTACGCGCATGCCCGAAGACGAACGCACCGTGCGGGTCTCCCTCACGGCTGCGGGCCTGGCTCTCCGCGCGAAGGCGGCGCACATTCCCGAACAGATCTGCGCCGCCACGGGCCTCGATCTGGCCGATCTGAAGGCCCTGCAGGTGCAGGTCGTGTCGGTCGCGGAACATGTGCGAAGCGCAGTCCACGACTGA
- a CDS encoding OsmC family peroxiredoxin, producing MPTRTARTAWNGSLETGEGQVELSSSKLGTYDVSFPKRAADDANGFTSPEELLAAAHSACYAMQFSAVLGAAGGTIEALDVKADVSLGPDPAGGFRLTGIHLTVRGEVSGIDSATFLAAANDAKSGCPVSKALTGVEITLDAALEE from the coding sequence ATGCCCACACGTACCGCTCGCACCGCCTGGAACGGCAGCCTCGAAACAGGCGAAGGCCAGGTCGAGCTCAGCAGTTCGAAACTCGGCACCTACGACGTTTCGTTCCCGAAACGCGCCGCCGACGACGCCAATGGATTCACCAGTCCGGAGGAGCTGCTCGCTGCAGCCCACTCCGCGTGCTACGCCATGCAGTTCTCTGCCGTGCTGGGAGCGGCAGGCGGAACGATCGAAGCTCTCGACGTGAAGGCCGACGTCTCGCTCGGCCCCGACCCGGCCGGTGGATTCCGCCTGACCGGCATTCACCTCACCGTTCGTGGCGAGGTCTCCGGTATCGACAGCGCGACCTTCCTGGCCGCAGCGAATGACGCAAAGTCGGGCTGCCCTGTCAGCAAGGCCCTGACCGGCGTGGAGATCACGCTCGACGCCGCGCTCGAAGAGTAG
- a CDS encoding 5'-methylthioadenosine/S-adenosylhomocysteine nucleosidase, whose protein sequence is MTDAIPRAASPRAVVIVAMDDEAAPFIERATAVGEPRSVGNAIIREITFAGVPVLLVRSGIGLVNAAGAATAAILATTQGPGSPVPVVISAGTAGGVGESVAVGDVVIGGTYINIDADARAFGYELGQVPGMPPSYSASPEHLDALADGSWMPALTIANFPADSNAPGAADSSTVSPETAPSTIHVGLIVSSYSFVSEPRALIIREQFAGALATDMESVAIAQTSFVHDRPFLSVRGISDLCGPVANADFLTHVDDAADRSAQVVAALLQYLLA, encoded by the coding sequence ATGACCGACGCCATCCCGCGCGCCGCCAGCCCGCGCGCCGTCGTGATCGTGGCGATGGACGACGAAGCGGCGCCCTTCATCGAGCGCGCGACCGCGGTCGGCGAACCGCGCTCCGTCGGCAATGCGATCATCCGCGAGATAACGTTCGCGGGCGTGCCCGTGCTTCTTGTGCGCAGCGGCATCGGCTTGGTCAATGCAGCGGGCGCAGCCACGGCTGCCATCCTGGCCACCACGCAGGGCCCCGGCTCCCCGGTTCCGGTGGTCATCAGCGCCGGAACTGCCGGTGGTGTGGGCGAATCCGTGGCCGTCGGCGACGTCGTCATCGGTGGCACGTACATCAACATCGATGCCGATGCCCGTGCGTTCGGCTACGAACTCGGCCAGGTTCCCGGAATGCCGCCCTCCTACAGCGCCAGCCCGGAGCATCTCGATGCCCTCGCCGACGGCTCATGGATGCCCGCCCTCACCATCGCGAACTTTCCGGCCGATTCGAATGCACCCGGCGCCGCAGACTCCAGCACGGTGTCACCTGAAACAGCGCCGTCGACGATTCACGTGGGCCTCATCGTGTCGAGCTACTCGTTTGTGAGCGAGCCGCGTGCGCTGATCATCCGGGAGCAGTTCGCTGGTGCCCTGGCAACCGACATGGAATCGGTCGCCATTGCCCAGACCAGCTTCGTGCACGACCGACCCTTTCTTTCGGTGCGTGGCATCTCCGACCTCTGCGGCCCGGTAGCGAACGCTGACTTCCTGACCCACGTCGACGACGCGGCCGACCGTTCGGCCCAGGTGGTCGCCGCCCTGCTGCAGTATCTCCTCGCCTGA
- a CDS encoding class II glutamine amidotransferase, producing MKGVAEMCRWLAYRGEPLHPSRLILDAQHSLVAQSLNSPLGAETVNGDGFGFGWYPTGAVAGSIPAVFHSIEPAWHDENLRELTRAVESPLFFSHVRAAAGPPIQQTNCHPFRYENWLFMHNGALAGFSETKRDLTFAIDPSLYPHVHGTTDSEVLFHLALTFGLHDDPVGAMTKAVQLVESVGHDHGVRFAMQGTIAVSDGSTLWAFRYSSEGRSRSLFHSADVPSIREMYPDAENLRNFGVSAQVVVSEPLVDLPGVFLEVPESTVVVLDDAGYRHEPFMASAV from the coding sequence ATGAAGGGAGTTGCAGAGATGTGCCGCTGGCTTGCCTACCGGGGAGAACCCCTTCACCCTTCACGCTTGATTCTGGATGCCCAGCACTCCCTTGTCGCCCAGTCGCTGAATTCACCGCTCGGCGCCGAGACCGTGAACGGAGACGGATTCGGGTTCGGCTGGTACCCCACAGGTGCCGTCGCTGGCAGTATTCCGGCCGTGTTCCACAGCATCGAGCCGGCCTGGCACGACGAGAACCTGCGCGAGCTGACCCGTGCCGTCGAGAGCCCCCTCTTCTTCAGCCACGTTCGCGCGGCGGCAGGGCCGCCCATCCAGCAGACCAACTGCCATCCGTTCCGCTACGAGAACTGGCTGTTCATGCACAACGGTGCGCTCGCCGGGTTCTCTGAGACGAAACGCGATCTCACGTTCGCAATCGACCCCTCGCTGTACCCGCACGTGCACGGCACCACCGACTCCGAAGTGCTCTTCCATCTCGCGCTGACGTTCGGTCTGCACGACGACCCTGTCGGTGCGATGACGAAGGCGGTGCAACTGGTCGAATCAGTCGGTCACGACCACGGGGTGAGGTTCGCCATGCAGGGCACGATCGCCGTCTCTGACGGGTCGACACTCTGGGCGTTCCGCTACTCGTCGGAGGGCCGCTCGCGCTCCCTCTTCCATTCTGCTGACGTTCCGAGCATCCGCGAGATGTACCCTGACGCCGAGAATCTGCGGAACTTCGGCGTCAGCGCGCAGGTGGTCGTCTCTGAACCCCTGGTCGACCTGCCGGGCGTGTTCCTGGAGGTGCCGGAGTCGACGGTGGTCGTGCTCGATGATGCGGGGTACCGACACGAGCCCTTCATGGCTTCGGCCGTCTGA
- a CDS encoding EamA family transporter, protein MKRPSMTVGLAIAVVAALTFGTSGVFIKPVLEAGWSPAAAVTVRALVGGIVLAPFAIASLRGSWAALWRARWRITLMALIGVAGTQLAYFAAIQRIPVGTAVLIEYLSPLLLVVFVCVRSRALPKAVVLVGSVLALVGIVLVVSPGGAAALDPIGLVLALAAMVGCAIYYVVAAQPSDGLPPVALAGFGLLLGGVLLGIIGATGLVPFTATFGEVGFFGGVAPWWVPLAFVGVVSTAIAYATSITASEILGSRIASFAGQLEVVAATVFAWLLLGETLSIAQLIGGALIVAGIVFVRLEKTASGQVDAALEPFEPVGLPAPGVPAGSARLVE, encoded by the coding sequence ATGAAACGCCCATCGATGACCGTCGGCCTTGCGATCGCTGTCGTCGCCGCGCTCACTTTCGGCACCTCCGGCGTGTTCATCAAGCCAGTGCTCGAGGCGGGCTGGAGTCCGGCGGCGGCGGTCACCGTTCGGGCTCTTGTCGGCGGAATCGTTCTCGCACCCTTCGCCATCGCCTCGCTGCGTGGCTCATGGGCTGCGCTCTGGCGGGCCCGGTGGCGCATCACGCTGATGGCCCTCATCGGGGTCGCGGGTACACAGTTGGCCTACTTCGCGGCGATCCAGCGTATTCCTGTGGGCACCGCGGTGCTCATCGAGTACCTGTCGCCGCTGCTGCTCGTCGTCTTCGTGTGCGTGCGGTCGCGAGCCCTGCCGAAGGCAGTCGTGCTGGTGGGCTCAGTGCTCGCTCTCGTCGGCATCGTGCTTGTCGTCTCGCCGGGGGGAGCCGCGGCTCTCGACCCGATCGGTCTGGTTCTCGCGCTCGCCGCCATGGTCGGGTGCGCGATCTACTACGTCGTCGCCGCCCAGCCCAGCGATGGGCTTCCCCCCGTCGCCCTGGCGGGGTTCGGCCTTCTGCTCGGCGGTGTGCTCCTCGGCATCATCGGTGCGACTGGCCTGGTGCCGTTCACGGCAACGTTCGGCGAGGTGGGGTTCTTCGGTGGTGTCGCGCCCTGGTGGGTACCGCTGGCCTTCGTCGGGGTCGTCAGCACGGCCATCGCCTACGCCACGAGCATCACGGCCAGCGAGATCCTCGGCTCGCGCATCGCGTCATTTGCGGGCCAGCTCGAAGTCGTCGCGGCCACCGTATTCGCATGGCTGCTGCTCGGCGAGACGCTCTCGATCGCCCAGCTCATCGGGGGCGCGCTCATCGTTGCCGGAATCGTGTTCGTGCGTCTGGAGAAGACCGCCTCCGGGCAAGTGGATGCTGCGCTCGAGCCCTTCGAACCGGTCGGTCTGCCCGCTCCCGGTGTTCCAGCCGGGTCGGCAAGGCTGGTTGAGTAG
- a CDS encoding CGNR zinc finger domain-containing protein: MHFAPDTEDTLEFTVALANTVAGATRSGSDELSRPAQLTALLTAHRYSGRFDRDENELVAVRHARARLRGIWMLDRDTAVNEVNAMLAESRAMPFLVRHDDFDWHLHATSPEAPLEERIMAEVALALVDVIRTDEYERLRACAADDCEGLLADLSRNGSKRFCSVRCGNRMNMIAFRERRG; this comes from the coding sequence TTGCATTTTGCCCCTGACACGGAAGACACCCTGGAGTTCACCGTCGCCCTCGCCAACACGGTTGCCGGGGCGACACGAAGCGGCAGCGACGAGCTCAGCAGGCCCGCTCAATTGACGGCGCTGCTGACCGCCCACCGCTACTCCGGTCGCTTCGACCGCGACGAGAACGAGCTCGTCGCCGTGCGTCACGCCAGAGCCAGGCTCAGGGGCATCTGGATGCTCGACCGAGACACTGCGGTGAACGAAGTCAATGCGATGCTCGCCGAATCCCGCGCGATGCCGTTCCTCGTGCGGCACGACGACTTCGACTGGCACCTGCACGCAACCAGCCCCGAGGCGCCACTCGAGGAACGCATCATGGCCGAGGTCGCCCTCGCCCTGGTCGATGTCATCCGCACAGACGAATACGAACGACTCCGCGCGTGCGCAGCCGACGACTGCGAGGGCCTGTTGGCAGACCTGTCGCGTAACGGCTCGAAGCGGTTCTGCAGTGTGCGGTGCGGCAACCGTATGAACATGATCGCCTTCCGCGAGCGCCGCGGCTGA
- a CDS encoding NAD-dependent succinate-semialdehyde dehydrogenase — MSHYAVVDPSTGETLREYPTITDEALVEAIGEADAAYQSWSRKVPLGTRIALIQKVADLHLERREELAASAVREMGKPLDQALGEVDFAAAIYQYYVDNGAEYLADEPIALADGTGSAIIRRSGLGVLLGIMPWNFPYYQVARFAGPNVIVGNTILLKHAPQCPESAEAIANIFAEAAASVGAPAGVYVNIFATNEQSAVVIADPRVHGVSVTGSERAGSAVAELAGKHLKKVVLELGGSDPFILLSTDDLDAAVTDAVNARLDNNGQSCNAAKRFIVIDDLYEEFASKFTAAFTAAQPADPFVEGTLLGPLSSAAATERLQAQLDRAVAEGATVLASGTATGNFFPPAVLADVTPQMAAYREEFFGPVSALYRVSNEDEAVALANDTTFGLGSYVYTTDHVQALRVADAIDAGMVWVNLVLGDAAELPFGGVKRSGTGREMGRFALEEFVNKKLIRVA, encoded by the coding sequence ATGAGCCACTATGCCGTTGTAGATCCTTCGACAGGGGAGACCCTGCGCGAGTACCCCACCATCACCGACGAGGCGCTGGTCGAGGCGATCGGCGAAGCCGACGCTGCGTACCAGTCGTGGTCGCGAAAGGTTCCCCTCGGCACCCGCATCGCGCTCATTCAGAAGGTGGCCGATCTGCACCTCGAACGGCGCGAAGAACTCGCTGCCAGTGCCGTCCGTGAGATGGGCAAGCCGCTCGACCAGGCGCTGGGCGAAGTCGACTTCGCCGCAGCGATCTACCAGTACTACGTCGACAACGGGGCAGAGTACCTCGCCGATGAGCCGATCGCGCTCGCCGACGGCACCGGTTCGGCGATCATCCGCCGCTCTGGCCTGGGTGTGCTGCTGGGCATCATGCCGTGGAACTTCCCGTACTACCAGGTTGCGAGGTTCGCGGGCCCGAACGTGATCGTGGGCAACACGATCCTGCTGAAGCACGCGCCGCAGTGCCCCGAATCGGCCGAGGCGATCGCGAACATCTTCGCCGAGGCCGCCGCCAGCGTCGGCGCCCCCGCCGGTGTCTACGTCAACATCTTCGCAACCAATGAGCAGTCTGCCGTGGTGATCGCCGACCCCCGCGTTCACGGCGTCTCGGTCACCGGCTCGGAGCGTGCCGGCTCGGCCGTTGCCGAGCTCGCGGGCAAACACCTCAAGAAGGTCGTGCTCGAGCTGGGCGGATCAGACCCGTTCATCCTGCTGTCGACCGACGATCTGGATGCGGCGGTCACCGATGCGGTGAACGCCAGGCTCGACAACAACGGGCAGTCGTGCAACGCGGCCAAGCGGTTCATCGTCATCGACGATCTCTACGAGGAGTTCGCTTCGAAGTTCACGGCGGCATTCACTGCAGCCCAGCCCGCTGACCCGTTCGTCGAGGGCACGCTGCTCGGCCCGCTCTCATCTGCTGCGGCCACCGAGCGCCTTCAGGCCCAGCTCGACCGGGCCGTCGCCGAGGGTGCCACGGTTCTGGCCAGCGGCACCGCGACGGGCAACTTCTTCCCACCGGCGGTGCTCGCTGATGTCACCCCGCAGATGGCGGCCTACCGCGAAGAGTTCTTCGGGCCGGTTTCGGCGCTCTACCGGGTGTCGAATGAAGACGAGGCCGTAGCGCTCGCGAACGACACGACCTTCGGCCTGGGCTCCTACGTCTACACCACCGACCACGTGCAGGCCCTGCGGGTGGCCGATGCCATCGACGCTGGCATGGTGTGGGTCAACCTGGTGCTGGGCGACGCCGCAGAACTGCCTTTCGGTGGCGTGAAGCGCTCGGGCACGGGCCGCGAGATGGGTCGTTTTGCGCTCGAGGAATTCGTGAACAAGAAGCTCATCAGAGTGGCGTGA
- a CDS encoding Hsp20/alpha crystallin family protein produces MAMSFDPFSELDRLTGNLLQFRPGPRFMPVDLYRDGDQYLLNADLPGVDPGSVDVDVDGQLLTIRAQRTAAAHEGVKWLAQERPNGTYLRQFSLGEGIDSSQISASYDNGVLSVTIPVSEKAKPRKIEVNTASKADSQKTITV; encoded by the coding sequence ATGGCAATGTCTTTTGATCCTTTCAGCGAGCTCGACCGGCTGACCGGCAACCTGCTGCAGTTCCGCCCCGGCCCCCGGTTCATGCCTGTGGATCTCTATCGCGACGGCGACCAGTACCTGCTCAATGCCGACCTCCCCGGCGTCGACCCCGGATCGGTCGATGTCGACGTCGACGGGCAGCTCCTGACGATTCGCGCCCAGCGGACCGCCGCCGCCCACGAGGGGGTGAAGTGGCTGGCCCAGGAGAGGCCGAACGGAACCTATCTCCGGCAGTTCAGCCTCGGTGAAGGAATCGACTCGTCGCAGATCTCAGCCAGCTACGACAACGGCGTACTCTCGGTGACCATTCCGGTCAGCGAGAAGGCCAAGCCGCGAAAGATCGAAGTGAACACTGCGTCGAAAGCCGACAGCCAGAAGACGATCACCGTCTGA